One stretch of Desulfovulcanus ferrireducens DNA includes these proteins:
- a CDS encoding HPr family phosphocarrier protein — translation MANKEHFSTEVKVLNELGLHARPAAKLAQEAQKFAAMIKVSFGDREVDAKSILDILTLAAPCGSTLTLWAKGEDASEAVTHLSQLFAQRFGEEK, via the coding sequence ATGGCAAATAAGGAACATTTTTCTACGGAAGTGAAAGTCCTAAACGAACTTGGGTTACACGCAAGGCCTGCAGCCAAATTGGCGCAGGAGGCCCAAAAATTTGCAGCCATGATCAAAGTAAGTTTTGGGGATAGAGAAGTGGATGCCAAGAGTATTTTAGATATCCTGACTCTGGCTGCACCTTGTGGCAGCACGCTCACTTTGTGGGCTAAAGGCGAGGATGCCAGTGAGGCGGTTACTCATTTAAGTCAACTCTTTGCGCAAAGATTTGGAGAAGAGAAATAA
- a CDS encoding FAD-binding oxidoreductase translates to MSCKQFLKRTQIKNLKSIFPPEDLLLTPEQKLIFGTDSSRMLDMPWAVVRPKSPEQVRDFLYFAQKERIPVFPRARATNMVGACVPRGGGIVLSLLKLNRILDLDEQDFVAVVEPGVITYELQKALAAKGLFYPPDPASVRISTIGGNVSTNAGGMRALKYGVTRDYVLGLEVVLPGGKLLNLGSRCHKNVVGLDLTRLFIGSEGTLGVFTRIYLKVLPKPPFTASFLVGFSDLDQALDTVQQIFQAGILPTALEIMPDLVLKCIEDIAPVPWPKGTNAVLLIKLDGHEQGVKQNLVELEKICAQASVRLKGLGKEEEELWELRRLINPASFKLRPTKMSEDITVPRGKIKEAMERIKQVGQKYGLPILTFGHIGDGNIHTNIMYDVGDDQEAANAQKAKKEILRIVLGLGGTLSGEHGIGLTKAPFISWQVEPEVLMAMRQIKKVFDPYNIMNPGKGY, encoded by the coding sequence GTGAGTTGCAAACAATTTTTAAAAAGAACCCAGATCAAGAACCTTAAATCAATTTTCCCCCCCGAAGACCTGCTTTTAACTCCTGAACAAAAACTAATTTTTGGTACTGACTCCAGTAGGATGTTGGATATGCCCTGGGCTGTGGTTCGGCCCAAAAGTCCGGAGCAGGTTCGGGATTTTTTATATTTTGCCCAAAAAGAAAGGATTCCTGTCTTCCCCCGGGCCAGAGCCACCAACATGGTTGGGGCCTGTGTGCCCAGGGGTGGGGGAATAGTTTTGTCCCTGCTCAAGCTAAACCGGATCTTGGATCTTGACGAACAGGATTTTGTGGCTGTGGTCGAGCCAGGGGTGATTACTTATGAGTTGCAAAAGGCTCTGGCTGCAAAGGGACTATTCTATCCTCCGGATCCTGCCAGCGTGCGTATCTCAACTATTGGCGGCAATGTCTCCACCAATGCCGGGGGGATGCGTGCTTTAAAATATGGGGTGACCAGAGACTATGTCCTGGGGCTTGAGGTGGTTTTGCCCGGAGGCAAGCTCCTGAACTTGGGAAGTCGTTGTCACAAAAATGTGGTCGGTCTCGATTTGACCAGGCTTTTTATTGGCTCAGAAGGGACCCTTGGGGTATTTACCAGGATTTATTTAAAAGTTTTGCCCAAACCTCCATTTACAGCTTCTTTTTTGGTTGGCTTTTCAGATTTGGACCAGGCCCTGGATACTGTGCAACAGATTTTTCAGGCCGGCATCCTGCCAACAGCTCTGGAAATTATGCCTGACCTGGTTCTAAAGTGCATTGAAGATATTGCTCCTGTGCCCTGGCCAAAGGGTACAAATGCGGTTTTATTGATTAAGCTTGATGGCCATGAACAGGGAGTGAAACAAAATTTGGTTGAGCTGGAAAAAATATGTGCTCAAGCCAGTGTCCGCCTAAAAGGCTTGGGCAAAGAGGAAGAAGAGTTATGGGAACTACGCCGGCTTATTAACCCGGCTTCGTTTAAACTTAGACCTACCAAGATGAGTGAGGATATTACCGTACCCAGGGGAAAGATTAAGGAGGCCATGGAAAGGATAAAACAGGTCGGGCAAAAATATGGGCTTCCCATACTTACTTTTGGGCACATTGGCGACGGTAATATCCATACCAATATTATGTATGACGTTGGTGATGACCAGGAAGCAGCAAATGCCCAAAAGGCAAAAAAAGAGATTTTGAGAATAGTGCTTGGCCTTGGCGGAACCCTATCTGGCGAGCATGGCATTGGCCTGACTAAAGCTCCGTTTATCTCCTGGCAGGTTGAGCCAGAAGTTTTGATGGCCATGCGGCAGATAAAAAAAGTCTTTGATCCCTACAACATCATGAATCCAGGCAAGGGGTATTGA
- a CDS encoding PTS system mannose/fructose/sorbose family transporter subunit IID, with translation MPNLDVKTLGQCFWRTYLIGSAFNTRGLQNIGLIYALDPGLRILYPDQKRLLKARKRYLKLYNSHPFWAPLLVGIFLYLENKIARGLLPANTLPKVKSTMVYTLSAIGDSFFGGSLLITWSLSTILFLFCGLTRVAVVWGILWFVGLQFFKIYTFYKGFSEGLDFLGRLKSWDLINLGRVFKTVNALLLLIIWFIIWPKPVNWLQFNTLVLSVGVLALIFSKFLCSREFLAWLMFLGVLFWSWIVEFYQSLVHLLN, from the coding sequence ATGCCAAATCTAGATGTAAAGACTTTAGGCCAATGTTTTTGGCGAACCTACCTGATTGGCAGTGCCTTTAATACCAGGGGGCTGCAAAATATTGGACTTATATATGCTTTGGACCCTGGACTGCGGATACTTTATCCTGACCAGAAGAGGCTTTTAAAGGCAAGAAAGAGATATTTAAAGCTATATAACTCACATCCATTCTGGGCCCCACTTTTGGTGGGTATTTTTTTGTACTTGGAAAATAAGATTGCCCGAGGACTTCTGCCAGCCAACACGCTGCCCAAGGTAAAATCTACTATGGTTTATACACTTTCGGCCATAGGGGATTCTTTTTTTGGCGGCAGCCTTTTGATTACCTGGTCATTGTCTACAATTTTATTTTTGTTTTGTGGGCTTACCAGAGTGGCTGTTGTTTGGGGTATTTTATGGTTTGTCGGCTTGCAATTTTTTAAAATTTATACCTTTTATAAAGGGTTTTCCGAAGGGCTGGACTTTTTGGGTCGACTTAAAAGCTGGGATTTAATCAACCTGGGAAGAGTATTTAAAACCGTAAATGCTCTTTTGCTGCTCATAATATGGTTTATAATCTGGCCAAAACCAGTTAATTGGCTTCAGTTTAACACGTTAGTTTTGTCTGTGGGGGTTTTGGCTTTAATTTTCAGTAAATTTTTATGTAGCCGTGAATTTTTAGCCTGGCTAATGTTCTTAGGTGTATTATTTTGGTCCTGGATAGTAGAGTTTTATCAGAGTCTGGTACATCTACTTAATTGA
- the ptsP gene encoding phosphoenolpyruvate--protein phosphotransferase: protein MAKKVLSGIPVSSGVAIGKAFFLNRGSKASLPRMSISAGDVPNEKERLLTAFEAALQELDEIRQKIPSELKEHAAIIDSHLMILKDENFKQGALRYIQDKMINAEWALEKTVADIGKAFSRIDDEYIRQRIQDVRLVADRVQDALRGKTKDIGAISQRVILLAHDLSPADTIALQVDKIMAFATTMGGKTSHAGIMARSLQIPAVVGVEGLEEDIEDGQLIILDGFHGRIIVGPSEEELAEFADIKYQFEAYQSLISKCCHLPAETIDGYQVQVLANIELFEEVAAVIDHGGEGIGLYRTEYSYLNRETLPTEEELFEEYRDLADIMHPRKVIIRTLDMGADKIAKHFGSLEEANPALGLRAIRFCLKHRQLFKAQLRAILRASVVGNISIMFPLISGLQELQEVKEFYFEVQEELRKENVPFNEHMPMGIMIEVPGSVLIADILAKEVDFFSIGTNDLIQYSLGIDRTNKHVSYLYQPLHPAILRSIKLVVDAAHEAGIEVSLCGEVAADPFCVPILMGMQVDSLSLNPQAIPGIKRIIRRATMEECKQLLKQVIDSDTVARSNKLVREMIYNRFPEELMFYTSLIDE from the coding sequence ATGGCCAAGAAGGTATTGTCCGGCATACCGGTTTCATCGGGAGTCGCCATTGGCAAGGCCTTTTTCTTGAACAGAGGCTCTAAGGCATCATTACCAAGGATGAGCATTTCCGCAGGCGATGTGCCTAATGAGAAAGAACGCTTGCTTACTGCTTTTGAGGCTGCCCTGCAGGAGCTGGATGAGATTCGACAGAAGATTCCGAGTGAACTTAAAGAGCATGCGGCCATTATTGATTCCCATCTGATGATTTTAAAAGATGAGAATTTTAAACAGGGGGCTTTAAGATATATTCAGGATAAGATGATCAATGCTGAGTGGGCTCTCGAAAAGACTGTGGCAGATATTGGCAAGGCCTTTAGTCGTATTGATGATGAATATATACGCCAGCGTATCCAAGATGTCCGTTTAGTGGCTGATCGGGTTCAGGACGCCTTGCGTGGTAAAACCAAAGATATCGGGGCTATTTCGCAGCGGGTTATCCTCCTGGCCCACGACCTTTCACCGGCTGATACAATTGCTTTGCAGGTGGATAAGATTATGGCCTTTGCCACGACAATGGGTGGAAAAACGTCCCATGCCGGAATCATGGCCAGATCGTTACAGATCCCCGCTGTGGTAGGAGTGGAGGGTCTTGAGGAGGATATAGAAGATGGCCAACTTATTATTCTCGATGGTTTTCATGGCCGGATTATAGTTGGCCCTAGTGAAGAAGAACTGGCTGAATTTGCAGACATTAAATACCAGTTCGAGGCCTATCAATCCTTAATTAGCAAATGTTGCCATCTGCCTGCTGAGACTATCGATGGTTACCAGGTTCAGGTTCTGGCCAATATTGAATTGTTTGAAGAAGTGGCCGCTGTTATTGATCATGGAGGTGAAGGTATAGGTCTTTACCGAACCGAGTACAGTTACCTGAACCGGGAGACTCTGCCTACGGAAGAGGAATTGTTTGAGGAATATCGTGATCTGGCTGACATTATGCATCCGCGAAAGGTGATCATCCGAACCTTGGATATGGGCGCAGACAAAATTGCAAAACACTTTGGGTCACTAGAAGAGGCCAATCCGGCCCTGGGGCTCAGAGCAATTCGCTTCTGCCTGAAACACAGGCAATTATTTAAAGCGCAACTAAGGGCTATTTTGCGTGCCAGTGTCGTGGGCAATATCTCGATCATGTTTCCACTGATATCCGGTCTGCAGGAGTTGCAGGAAGTAAAGGAATTTTACTTCGAGGTACAGGAGGAGTTAAGAAAAGAAAATGTTCCCTTTAACGAGCACATGCCTATGGGGATAATGATTGAAGTCCCAGGCTCTGTACTCATAGCGGATATATTGGCCAAAGAGGTGGATTTTTTTAGTATTGGGACCAACGATTTGATTCAGTACTCTCTGGGGATAGACCGGACTAATAAGCATGTATCTTATCTTTATCAGCCGTTGCACCCGGCAATCTTACGCAGCATCAAGCTTGTGGTGGACGCAGCTCATGAAGCCGGGATAGAGGTCAGTCTATGTGGGGAAGTTGCAGCAGACCCCTTTTGTGTCCCTATTTTAATGGGCATGCAGGTGGACTCTTTGAGCCTTAACCCCCAGGCTATACCTGGTATTAAGCGCATAATCCGCCGGGCAACCATGGAAGAATGTAAACAATTATTGAAGCAGGTCATAGACAGTGATACAGTGGCCCGGAGTAATAAATTGGTCCGTGAAATGATTTATAACCGGTTCCCTGAAGAATTAATGTTCTATACATCGCTTATTGATGAATAG
- a CDS encoding YcaO-like family protein, which yields MDYELNLTTTAETIGFYACEPKSDAPLDKCLTYLVQHPMDTFMRSFILRKLGGLSAVDVQTLFEQFAPLPLPLQALAFELCLLSTKFENLAHFFKNSSQKELQKHTPLIISRVFTQKDHKLHQQWIQIFTRNILEHKELPLMEETNLPEPISASSSTVRTLVTLEQVHSQLSNLNIASSPLPSIYDLANYALASLKKCQALASIEMRHENSLSPIGLFRRWSFERQIKTKKLSYTLQGIQTSFGRGFNMDQARVGLYMEMVERFSSFASISSDQIMDLTGPDQVYLGSYSELREKGFNCLDPNELCLDFKYQDEVLHWMQGEKVIQPGQTEPALVPIQLVYLFANLDEIDLFDGLGSTGLAAGATITQAKLAGLLEVLERDSEVLGFYEPQKCFRLNVRQGPVAKLLARLSQQGIYVIFQDLTNEMGLPCYKAFVQSEDGKIIKGTGAHLNGEKAVVSALTEVPHPFPNGPKTKPWPRELPEKELQDLPDYSLGSVEADLYQIESLLTKNNYFPIYVHLTRKDLGLPVIRAIVPGLELLADFDDTTRIRPRLWERYKKMGSWEDG from the coding sequence ATGGATTATGAACTCAATCTAACCACGACTGCCGAGACCATTGGCTTTTATGCCTGCGAACCCAAAAGTGACGCCCCCCTGGATAAATGCCTGACCTATCTGGTTCAGCACCCAATGGATACATTTATGCGGTCGTTTATTTTGCGCAAATTGGGTGGCTTATCTGCCGTGGATGTCCAGACTCTTTTTGAACAATTTGCTCCTCTCCCTTTGCCTTTGCAGGCCTTGGCTTTTGAACTCTGCCTTTTATCAACAAAATTTGAAAACCTTGCACATTTCTTTAAGAACAGTTCCCAAAAAGAACTCCAAAAACATACCCCCTTGATAATCTCTCGTGTTTTTACCCAGAAAGACCATAAGCTCCATCAACAATGGATACAAATTTTCACCCGAAACATCCTTGAGCATAAAGAACTTCCTTTAATGGAAGAGACAAACCTCCCTGAGCCCATTTCTGCATCGTCTTCTACGGTCAGAACTCTGGTCACCCTGGAGCAAGTGCACTCACAACTCAGTAATCTAAATATCGCGTCCTCGCCCTTGCCTTCCATTTACGATCTGGCGAACTATGCCCTTGCCAGTCTTAAAAAATGCCAGGCTTTAGCAAGTATCGAAATGCGCCATGAAAATTCTCTAAGCCCCATAGGCCTGTTTAGAAGATGGTCTTTTGAACGTCAGATAAAGACCAAAAAACTCTCCTATACGCTCCAAGGCATCCAGACCAGTTTTGGCCGAGGTTTCAACATGGACCAGGCTCGGGTGGGACTGTACATGGAAATGGTGGAAAGATTCTCTTCTTTTGCAAGCATTTCCTCTGATCAAATCATGGACCTGACAGGTCCTGACCAGGTTTACCTGGGCTCATACTCTGAACTCCGGGAAAAGGGATTTAATTGCCTGGACCCAAACGAACTTTGCCTGGATTTTAAATACCAGGACGAAGTCTTGCACTGGATGCAGGGAGAAAAGGTTATACAACCCGGACAGACAGAACCGGCCCTGGTTCCAATACAACTGGTATACCTTTTCGCCAATTTAGATGAAATAGACCTCTTTGACGGGCTTGGCTCAACTGGCCTGGCTGCCGGGGCAACCATTACCCAAGCCAAATTGGCTGGTTTGTTAGAAGTACTAGAAAGGGATAGCGAGGTACTGGGTTTTTATGAACCGCAAAAATGTTTTCGTTTAAATGTAAGGCAAGGCCCCGTGGCGAAACTTTTGGCCAGACTAAGCCAACAGGGAATCTATGTTATTTTTCAGGACTTAACCAATGAAATGGGACTTCCTTGTTATAAAGCCTTTGTGCAAAGCGAGGATGGCAAGATCATCAAAGGTACCGGCGCTCATTTAAACGGAGAAAAGGCCGTTGTCTCTGCCCTGACAGAAGTTCCCCATCCATTCCCCAACGGCCCGAAAACCAAACCCTGGCCTAGAGAACTGCCAGAAAAAGAATTGCAGGATTTGCCTGATTATTCCCTGGGGAGTGTTGAAGCAGACCTTTACCAAATTGAATCACTGCTTACAAAAAACAACTATTTCCCCATTTATGTGCACTTGACCCGCAAGGATTTAGGCTTGCCCGTAATCAGGGCCATTGTCCCAGGCTTGGAGCTACTGGCGGATTTTGATGACACAACTAGGATTAGACCAAGGCTCTGGGAGAGATATAAGAAGATGGGAAGCTGGGAAGATGGGTAG
- the smpB gene encoding SsrA-binding protein SmpB, whose product MTKKGGIKIIGQNKKARREYELLDFIEAGIVLTGSEVKSLRAGRVGFKDGHVRFERGEAYLVGVHIAPYENAGYAQHDPERPRKLLLHKREIKNLMGKIEQKGLTIIPVKMYFKNGKVKVELALAKGRKLYDQREELKKRAIARDTARELAKYK is encoded by the coding sequence ATGACTAAAAAAGGCGGAATAAAGATTATTGGCCAGAATAAAAAGGCCAGACGAGAATATGAGCTCCTGGATTTTATTGAAGCAGGGATAGTCCTTACTGGTTCTGAAGTTAAATCATTGCGCGCTGGCAGGGTTGGTTTTAAAGATGGTCACGTTCGCTTTGAGAGGGGAGAGGCCTATCTGGTTGGTGTGCATATTGCTCCTTATGAGAATGCCGGCTATGCTCAGCATGACCCGGAAAGGCCACGTAAACTTCTTCTGCATAAAAGAGAAATCAAGAATTTAATGGGTAAAATAGAGCAGAAGGGACTGACCATAATTCCGGTCAAAATGTATTTTAAAAATGGCAAAGTTAAGGTGGAACTGGCTTTGGCCAAAGGGCGCAAGCTTTATGATCAGCGAGAAGAGTTGAAAAAAAGAGCTATTGCCCGGGATACAGCGCGGGAGTTGGCTAAATATAAATAA